TCTTTATAATCCTTACCTATTTTATACTTAATTATCTCATCCAAATAAAAAGTTTGGAGCTGATAATCCTCTTTTTTAAAAAATTCTTTAATAGTGTATATACCGGGTCGAATTTCGAACTCATCAATATTTTGATTGGAAAATTGTATTTGGGGAAATTTTTCACGAAATTCATAAATAATATAAACACCTACAGTACTAGATGAAAATTTTGCATATAGAGCATAGTCGTAAGCTATAATTTCTTTTATCTTAAAATTATATTTAGACAACAAAAAACCAAAATGTTTGCTGACTATTTCAAAGTGATTTTTATTCATTGGTTAATATCCTAAAAGTTTTATAGTTGGATAGCCTAACTCTTCAATTATATCCTTCTCAAGTTGATAAAATGGGCTTGTTATATTTGTCCCCTTCGGACCAATATCATAAATCTTATATCCTTGACTAATTTTTGACTTGAGCCATCTTGCATTTCTTGATTTTGCTGCAATAAGTTCTGCTTCCGTCATTAATCGGTCCCTTGGAAAATTTTTTGTCCAAGCTTGATACCATTTTGCCCCAATAGATCTTGCAGCAGGTTTAACTCTATACATACCTTCACCGATAACAATTGCCTTCTCTACACTTCTTGTTACACTTGGGAACAAACGCGCCCCCCCAATAAGCGAAGCACTCGAACCAGCAAGCAATAGTGGATCTAAACCAGCTGAGATAGCCGTAGCAGCAACCTCTTCGAATATATCAATATTTTTTACATATTGAAGGTATTCAGGGTCTTGTGGGCTAGAAAACCCTTGAAGCGTTGAAGTGCCTTGTAATGCATTTAATGCATCTCCAAGTGCTTTCTTACCTGCAAAGGCTTCTTTAAAGCTTGTTGGAGTTGGAGCATCGGTGATTTCTAATTCGCCTTTGTATTTAACCTCCGGTGCAATATCATCCCCATCAATTATATTTATTTTCCTTCCAAATAATTCACTATTTGTTGTACCGTTTGCATTTGGTATCGTTGTATTGAGTGGCAACGGCTGAATCGTGGGGTAAAACGCTATTTTTGCTAACCAAAGAGCATTAACAGCCATTGAAACACTAAATACAGATTTGAGTGCAGTGATAATTGTAGGTGTCCCCCAAACTATTAATTCTGCAACCCGCCCATTCTTATCCACAACCATCAGCGGCGAATTTCCGCAGAAGGCGTAGGGCGAGAACTGTTGGTCGGCGGGGTCTAAGGCATAGAAACGGTTGAAGTCTGTATTGTACAGCCGTGCTCTAAAGTTCCACAGTTTGCCGTCGCCTTCGTTTTCTTGGCCGGAGTGTAGCGAAAATACATAAAAGTACAACTTTTAACCACCGTAATGATGCACTTCTTTGCTGTTCGGTTTTAATTAGGCGTCTCTACGGTTACGATTCGCTATTCACGGTAAGCAAGAACAGTTCATTTTTTTGCCTGCTTCATTAAATCATTATGCCGCTTTGTTACCGTGATTATGCCACATTATTACCGTGATTATGCAGCCTTTTCACCGCGATTATGCTGCATTGTTACCGTAAGAATGCAGCCTTCTCACCGTTAAAACCAGCTTGATTTCCGCCGTTAAAACCAAGCTGGTTTTCGCCGTCAAAACCAATGCATTGTTCACTTTTTTGACTAAAATATTACTTTTCGTAATTTTTTAGAGAGTTTCTCATGCACTTAGGGCACGGTAAGGAAGTCGGAAAGGCTTCCTTTTCGCACCGTATTGTCTTTGGTATAGGAGCGCCGAACGTCAAGCGTATAGGTTCCCGCCGTAAGCGTAGGCGGTATATTAAACATCAATTTACCTTGGGTTCGGGTGGCATACACGGCGACTTTGGTTTCGGTTCCGTCATTTCGCACAAAAAAGACCCCTTCATCCGGATTTTGGG
This DNA window, taken from Chloroherpetonaceae bacterium, encodes the following:
- a CDS encoding RHS repeat-associated core domain-containing protein yields the protein MYFYVFSLHSGQENEGDGKLWNFRARLYNTDFNRFYALDPADQQFSPYAFCGNSPLMVVDKNGRVAELIVWGTPTIITALKSVFSVSMAVNALWLAKIAFYPTIQPLPLNTTIPNANGTTNSELFGRKINIIDGDDIAPEVKYKGELEITDAPTPTSFKEAFAGKKALGDALNALQGTSTLQGFSSPQDPEYLQYVKNIDIFEEVAATAISAGLDPLLLAGSSASLIGGARLFPSVTRSVEKAIVIGEGMYRVKPAARSIGAKWYQAWTKNFPRDRLMTEAELIAAKSRNARWLKSKISQGYKIYDIGPKGTNITSPFYQLEKDIIEELGYPTIKLLGY